The following are encoded in a window of Dysidea avara chromosome 4, odDysAvar1.4, whole genome shotgun sequence genomic DNA:
- the LOC136252705 gene encoding uncharacterized protein, giving the protein MASQKSASNSGHAVTVQVLSTSHSSQSPVASDKEPYFVYKVKIINPKRKGDVLVRQLHSIHSKFATVNHLRVKLIEELEEQVPDSLKFGVGYFDGRHQMSLVSVEDLKAMYSKHRLGGEVLLWCEDRCKGQKHDAESGGLLKRQEKEEELEKAFKYLKDKHADKYSLPQLRLWSRIVSAGLHSDTESPPDIPAFRSSTKRPRKESLGDTITGATVTFAKALKESSASPQTPTMSCVETSMSAATGISPGKAVELRMKNLEQLRYLQNLLEDGILTEKEYAEQKTNIIIVITTEAIASIAT; this is encoded by the exons ATGGCTTCTCAAAAGTCTGCTAGTAACAGCGGCCACGCAGTCACCGTACAAGTCTTATCAACGTCTCATTCATCGCAAAGTCCGGTTGCATCTGACAAG GAGCCTTATTTCGTCTATAAAGTTAAGATTATTAACCCAAAGAGAAAAGGAGATGTTTTAGTGCGTCAGTTACACAGCATTCATTCTAAGTTTGCCACAGTCAATCATTTGCGGGTAAAGTTAATTGAAGAACTTGAGGAGCAAGTACCAGACTCATTGAAATTTGGAGTGGGTTACTTTGATGGCAGGCACCAAATGTCTCTGGTTAGTGTAGAAGATTTGAAAGCTATGTATTCCAAGCACAGGTTGGGAGGAGAAGTGTTGTTGTGGTGCGAAGATCGTTGCAAAGGCCAAAAACATGATGCAGAGTCAGGTGGCTTGCTGAAGCGTCAAGAAAAGGAAGAAGAATTGGAGAAGGCTTTCAAATATTTGAAAGACAAACATGCAGACAAATACTCACTACCACAGCTAAGGTTGTGGTCGAGAATAGTTAGTGCAGGTTTGCACAGTGATACGGAAAGTCCACCTGACATCCCTGCCTTCCGTAGTAGTACTAAAAGGCCAAGGAAAGAATCGCTTGGAGATACTATTACTGGTGCTACTGTTACATTTGCAAAAGCACTAAAAGAATCGAGCGCTTCACCACAAACTCCAACGATGTCTTGTGTGGAAACCTCAATGTCTGCAGCAACTGGAATATCACCCGGAAAGGCAGTAGAGCTAAGAATGAAGAACTTGGAGCAATTAAGATATTTACAGAATTTGTTAGAGGATGGAATACTAACTGAGAAAGAATATGCGGAACAAAAAACCAACATAATTATTGTCATCACTACGGAAGCTATAGCTAGTATAGCAACTTAG